The nucleotide window GGCCGAAATGGCGGTCCGTGGTCAGCGCCACTTTGAGCCGCAATTCCTGCATCACCACGAAGCTCGTGCAGTCCGTGAAGGAGTAATTCTTGTCACGGAAGCGAAAGAACGCCTTTCGCGCCTTCTCCGCGCGCTCCATCCCGACCCATTCCCACCGTACCCGCGAACTGCCTTCGACCTGCTCCCACCATGCTCTTGCGGCCGGCAAGCCCAGACGCATCCGGATGAGCGTCAGCGTTTCGTCCATGACGTAATCCGTCGTTACCAACAACGCGCCCTGCTCCAGCACCGCATCGCGCGCCTCACACGCGGACCCGTGCGACGGATCCCCGGCGTCGGCGCAGGCCACCCAGCCCGCAGTGTCAACGAAAAGATTTCTCATCCGCCGTATAGGCTGGCATCGTGGTCAGCGGCAGTCTTTCCATCGACCGACTTGCCCACCGCCTTGGCGCGATACAGTGGATCGGCTTGCAGGGTGCCGCGCGGCATATCTGCTTCGTCAACCGGTACTATCTGAAACGCGCGGCGGCTGCGGTAAAGCACGGTGTATCGCGCACCCCGTCTCACCGACTCAACCAGTTTCGGCAGCGACGCACGAAGTTGTTTGGCATTGATGGTGATGTTCATGGCTTTGTCCTATATTCATCTTAAGTTGAACATAGTAGAAGACAGAAGTCAAGTACAAGTCTATTCCAATATGGTATGAGCCTGAAGGCGGGATCGTATTTCCAACGAGGTATGAGCCTGAAGCATGAGGTTTGGGTCGATCATCCACCACATGGTGATCGATATGAACGAAACTCGGCTCAAGACGGTGGCGCAATTGCGCGCTTTTTTGGAGGGGACCCTTGAAGTCAAATTCCAGCCCATCCACAACGATGTCGAGTGCTACGGCTTCATTGCCGCAGTGCTTGGGCGCTTTGCCTACCGCCGGCTTGTTCGGGCCGATAAGGGCGTGCTGATGCGTTATCTGGCACGCGTCACGGAGTACTCGCGAGCGCAGCTCAAGCGGCTCGTGAGTCGTCACCTCAAGGGAGAGCCGCTTGCCAAGCGCTATCGCGCCCCGGCGGTCGGCTTTGCACGCAAATTCACCGCCGCTGACGTGAAGCTGCTCGCGCAGACTGATGCGTTGCACAACACCGTCTCTGGGCCAGCCACCAAATGCTTGATGCAGCGCGCCTGGGCCGTGTATGGCGACATGCGCTACGCGCGACTCGCTACAATCTCCGTGGCCCACCTGTATAACCTGCGTCACCAAGCCGGCTACCAG belongs to Candidatus Acidiferrales bacterium and includes:
- a CDS encoding PIN domain-containing protein: MRNLFVDTAGWVACADAGDPSHGSACEARDAVLEQGALLVTTDYVMDETLTLIRMRLGLPAARAWWEQVEGSSRVRWEWVGMERAEKARKAFFRFRDKNYSFTDCTSFVVMQELRLKVALTTDRHFG